The nucleotide window GAATAGCCGGCCTCATTCGCGACATCAGTGGTCTCCAACTGTCTGGCCGCGGCTTCCAGCTCCTGAAGTGCCTCCTCTTTCGCGTCGATGAGGTTCAGAATTTGCTGTTGGTTCTCTTCACCACTGAGAATATTTTTCGCCATCTTCGCGACGTTCATTATCGATTCTTCGACTTGCTGGGAAGCCCCAATCAGGGCCTCTGCCTGCTCTCTTTCCTGCGGTGTAATGCTTGGATCCTGACGCAGCTCCGCCGCAGACGCTTTCAGGGCGTCTTTTCGGTCCAACTCATCGTCGAAATCATCAAGCATCGGGGGAATGTATTTGATCGCCTCCCCCCACGCTTCGTTTTCCACAGCGGTCCTGAAGTCTCCCTGTGGGTCATCGGTCTTCGTCTGTGATTCACTCATATATCATACACCCCATTCAGATTGTCAGTCCAATCGGGATTCGGCATGTCCCACACCATGTCTGCTTCAATCCACTCCAGGAATACCCCGTGTATTTTACGGATTTGATAAAGCACTGTCGCAATTCCGGTTACCCCTAAGACGAAAGTCACCGCCTCCAATATTGTCATAGCCGTCAATATGTACGCAGAAATCGTAAAGAAGGTGGCTACAGCTGGTGGTACACCTAAACCCTCGGTAGCCACAATAGCGATCACGCCAACAAGGGCCATCAGACCCAACAAGAGAAGCGATGCTATGCTCAATTTAATTCTTTGGAACTTTTGATACCCCAACAGCAATGACTGTAAACGTGTTTGCATCTTTATGAGGGCAATGGCGGTATCCGCCCCTAATTGCCGTGTCGTACTGTCTTGGTGTGGGACCACTTCGCTTGGGTCCTCAGCACGTGATTTCAGGGTGTCTGCAAACTCATTCACTGTGGGGTCGATTGGATATATATTACTCCCAATAGCGTCGTTAATCCCGTCACCGATGTCTTCAGTTGTGTCTTCAGCCACATCTACCACCGTATTTAAGTCTTCAATCAAACCTGAATCGTTGAACTCGGTAATTATTGTTTCCCACGGAATCTCAACAGGCGGATTAACAACATTTACTGTCGCACGCGTATATTCACGGGGGATTTGTTTGTAGTCAATTTCTTTGAACTCTAGGCCCAGATCCACGTCAGGATCTACCTCGAAGTCCTTATCAATAAATTGGAAGTAATATATATCCCACAGCACCTTTTGGAACCAGCCCGCGACCCCGTCCACTTTGCCCATGAGTCCTTCAAGCTCTTCAGGAGTTTTTCTCTCCAGTATCTGTTCTTCGCTTTCATCATTGTTTCCAGTGAATAAGTCACCGATAGCACTCAAAATAGAATCGGTCGACCTACCCCAGGTGACCAAATGGCCAATTAAGTCCTTCGGTTTCCTAATTTCCTTGAAGGTTTCTGCAGCTTCGTCTATCGCAGTTACTGCATCATCGACAACCCCTCGAATTTTCCGTACCGCTGTTGCATCCCCAGCTGCATTCAATCCCTTCAACATATACCTTCCCACCCTCCCAAGATTCCGACCCAGGAACATTCCGAGGCGGCCAACAGCTCCTACTTTGCCTAAGACGCTCCCGAATCCTTCAATGGCGAGTAGAAGCGACAGTGATGTAAGTAGTTCGCTGATTTTGTCGACGAGACGTTGCACTCTCTCACTGGTCGCCGCCAGGGTGACCTGTTCCCCGTCGATCAGCTGGTCAACTGCGCGCCTGTGCTGGACTCGCTCGTGGGCAGCGAAGTCGTACTCATTGTCGTTGAGTTTGTCTTCAAGTTCGTCGATGTACAACTGGGCGCTCTTGTCGACTTTATCTTCAGGGGCGATATATCCATCAGGATAGAGGTCTCGAATCTCTTCGATGCGGGTGCGCTTGTCTTCGATAGCGTTCGCGAGGGGAGATGGGCTATCCGTCTCGATACTCTGCATACCGCCTTCGTGCATGCGGAAGTCGTCCCAGACGAGAGATCCGTCTCCTTTTGCAAGCAATGGATAGTGCCCCTGCTCCCCTTGATCGATAGTATAGGTAGTGGGGACACCGGTCATCGATGCAATTTGTTGATCGGTATCATCGTAGACCCACGCACTCACGAATTTCCGCCCGTTGTCGGCTTCAGTGAGCCCCCATTCGATCCGAAGCACGTCACTCGCCGGCGATTGATCGAAATTTTCTATTTTCACCGTCCGTGGATTTTGCATCGCCGTAATCCGTTTGGAATCGTTAGGTGGGTTTTCTAAGTTGTCCGCCTCAATCAACTCGATTTCTTCCTGTTGGGTATCCACCAATATTACGTAATGCGGCTCATCCTCGTTGCCCTGGGCACGGTCCACGAGGTCGATTGCCGGAACGGGACCCGAATCCTCAACCTCCACGTGAACTTCTACCAGATCACCAATCTCCTCTGATGGGTCATTTCGACTCCAGTGGTTGAAGTGAAATCCACTAATGTCCCCTTCGGCACATGGTTCGCCTGGCAGGCAGTCGGCTCGAAGCTGGAAGTCAGTGTGACCTGATAGAGTGTTCGGTACAGGAATCGGGTCAGTTGTTTCGTGTACCTTACCATCGTAGTCATCATCTACTTGAAACCGGTACTTATCAGTATTATCGAAATTCCATTCGGGCTCAGTATATTGGTAGTCACCATACAAATCTACAATCGGTTGACCCTCGACCGAGTCACCGGCCACCCGCGAGGTGGACAACCCCAACCCCAGTACCCCGGTGATACTCGATTGGAGGACTGCCCTGCGACTCAATCCGGCCCGACGATTATTTGACGTATCGGAAAACTCGTCTTCTTCTGTCGGTTTCATTGCGGATAGCAGTGAAAGGACACCAGCAATAATTGTTTTGGTCGGTGAAAACTATAATTAATCTTGGTGCACGATAATCCAATTTGAGTAATTAACGGAGGAAATTGGGCACCCCGATCCGATAGTCAAGCGGGGTATCCCCGAAAGAGAGGCCACTTCTATAGGCGAATTACCTAATGGATCCATCTGCGCACCTAATTCCAGAGAGACACCCGAAAGCGATAAGATGTGGACTTAAAAACAGCCCCAAATTGTGTTCGTGTCAATAGTAGTCTGTAGAACCACTGGTCGTGATTGTTTGGTCCTCCCGACCAGTAGCCATTCAAAATCATTACTACGAAATTATATTCATAATCGGAACATTCAGGAAAGAGAGACACGGGAGTCTATAGCATCGGTTTTCTTAATTTTCGAGTTCTGGGACTATTAATGTCAGATTGAGGTCCTGACGAGATTAAGGTACTCAGACTCAACGAAGGGAGATGGCCAGATATCTATTTTCACCCATGCATTATTATACGTCGGAATTTCCTCAGTCTAGGCGTCGATAGGAGCAAGCTGACTGACCGACCTGTGCTACCGGGATGTGGAGTGTTTCACAGGTATCACGATTTACGCCAACATTTATTATTCGTGAACGGTCAAAAGATTCAAAAGACCTCCTGGCGAACGCTCGAAGGTGCATTTTGCTAAGAGTGGCCCCATACACTCGGAAGTATCTATAATATCTCAGTCAAGAATATTTTTGGCCAGTATCCGTCCTTTCAATGTGAAATCGTCGGCATTATAACTCCGTTCGGAGTAGTGACTAGAAGGGTATGGGTACCAAATATCAAATTTTTCTCGATGTTTGTAATTATATCTGGTGGACCAGCCTAGTTTTCATACTTTGTATTTCAGTCATTCTCGGTTTGATAACGGATAGAGGGGTGTTGGTATACGCACTTTTTGCGTACCTGTTTCTAAGTCCTATTCTATTCCCTATAGTACTCATTCTCAAATGGTTTCCGCGTGGCAACCCAAATCCATGGAAAAATGCTGAAGGCGAATATAGATTTTCCGAGGATCGCGGAGCGGATGAAGCGGATAACGTCGATGAATCGTCCGCCAATAGTGAAGAGGGTGAAACCGATGGCAGTGATGAATCTCAGTACGGTGCCGACTTCGACGCTTGAGTGGGTCGAAGCGAAAATCGTCGGGAACCCTGTCGAAGGCCGTGTGCTCGACCAAGAAAGTCGTCACGGGACAGCGCGGTTTGATATTTTAAGCGACATCTCGGCCTCGACACGAGAGCCCCGAGTGTGCCATCGTCACTCTGTACCGTCTGCGGGTTGGCCTCGAAAATCGGATCGGGAAAGGTCCGATCTGCCGAGCGAAACAGATGTTCTCGGAGCGACGGGCCCGAACCGTCAGCTATCGGCCGAGTGACTGCGACAGCGTGGCTCCAGACCGGACGACCGACGAGAACAGAACTTCGGTGGCGTTTGCGGTATCCTGGCTACGGAGCGGCGGCGTCGACCGAGCCCACTGTCTCGAACGGAATATCGACTTCGAGGCCGTCGTAGACCAGGATCGGCCTTTTCGCCCGGCCCGAGCCACCGCCCTCGAACTCGATCACGCCGATGTCTTCGAGTTCCGTGAGATTGCGATGGACCTGCTTGTAATCCCGATCGACCAGGTCGGCGGCCTCGCTGATGCTATCGGGTTCGTGCTCGGCGATGACATCTAACAGCCCGAGATTCGCCGGACTGAGCAGCCGACTGAGTTCGGCGTACGACCCGAAATTCAGCACGGGTTGGGCGTCGTCGAGCTCCTCGCCGCGCTGGGCGGCTTCGATGCGGTCGCGAGTGCGCCGATCGAGGTGGTCGTGATCGCCGACGGTGACTGTGAGCGTTGGCATGGTGGGCCCTCCTGGAGGCGTCCGACGATGGCCAGTCCAACGACGGTCGGACACCATTCGTCACCCTCTGGTACGAAGTCCAAAGATATGGTCTATGGGTCTGTCTCCATAGGGCGAGCGCAGTATCTGGGACCGCGAGAGGAAAGCAGGAACCGAAACCGTCAGGCGTAGGCCGCTCCGGCCCCGAGGCCAGTGCGTGAAGCACCTCCCGAAGTATCTCCGCCCGCGCTGGCGGTATCTCGCGGTCGGGATCGAGTCCTGGCCCGACGCGGACATCGACCGGCGGGCGTTCCAGGGCGCGATCTGGGGGGCCGCCCGCGCGTTGTTCGGCGACACCGCGAGCGCCGCCGCGGACCTCTCGGTGCTCGACTGGGAGTTCGCGGACGGCACCGGCGAAGCCATCGTGCGCGTCCGCCGTGGCGAGTGCGATCGCGCACGCGCAGCCATCGCGTCGATCGATGCGGTCGACGACGCGCCCGTCGGACTCGTCGTCCGCGGAATCAGTGGGACGCTGCGTGCGTGTGAGGAAAAGTATATGGGTCGGGCACCGATAGCCCACACAGAGAACGAGGTCGTGTTCGGGAACGATCGTCGCACGGCCGTCACCCGCGACGGGCGGGTCGACGTGCGCGACGGCGAAACGTTCACGGGGGCGACGGACTTCGATTGTCGATAACCTATGCAAGGAAGCCAACAACAGCAGGCGTACGACCGGGGGATCACCATCTTCTCGCCGGACGGACGTCTCTATCAGGTCGAGTACGCGCGCGAAGCGGTCAAACGCGGGACAGCCTCCATCGGCGTCCGCACGTCCGAGGGCGTCGTCCTCGCCGTCGACAAGCGGATCCGGTCGCCGCTGATGGAGCGGTCCTCGGTCGAGAAGATCCACAAGGCCGACGACCACATCGGCATCGCGTCGGCGGGCCACGTCGCCGACGCGCGCCAGTTGATCGACTACGCGCGCCAGCACGCCCAGATCAACCAACTGCGCTACGGCGAGGCGGTGGGCGTCGAGACGCTCACGAAAGAGGTCACCGACTACATCCAGCAGTACACCCAGGTCGGTGGCGCACGCCCCTTCGGCGTCGCGCTCATCATCGCGGGCGTCGAGGACGGCGTCCCGCGGCTGTACGAGACCGACCCGTCGGGGACGCCCTACGAGTGGCAGGCGCTCGCGATCGGCGCGGACCGCAACGACATCCGGTCGTATCTCGAAGACCACTACGAAGCGGAGATGAGCCTCGACGAGGGCGTCACCCTCGCGCTCGCCGCACTCGCGAGCGTCAACGACGACGCGCTCTCGCCCGAATCGATCGGCGTCGCGACCATCGCCGTCGACGATCCCGTCCTGACGGAGTTGAGCGAGGCGGAGAAGACCACGTATCTGGAGGACGAAGGCCTGCTGGCCGACGACGAGGACGACGAGGAGAGCGACGCAGAAGAGGACGGCGACGAAGACGACGAGTGATCGAGCGTCCGGGCCCGATCGGACTGGTGGGCCCACCCGACGGCCGCCGACCGGCGGGCCACGCGGCCCGCGCTGCCGTCACGCTTCGTAGCTGATTCTTCGGACACGGCCGGGCGTCGACCGGAACCCCCAGGTTCGACAGCCTTCCCGAGCGGGCTTGACGCGATCGACCTGGCGAAGCCCCTGCTTGATACAGTCCCACCAGGCGCTACTCGAATCGTAGCCCGCAGGGAACTCCGCGTACAGTTCCTCGACGAAATCCGAGCGGCGCGCTTCGCCCTCGGATTTCAGCAGCGCGAGCGCCGCGCCGACCGCGGTGCGGCGGCGCTCGATCAACTCCTCGTCCCACCCGGGCACCTCGATCGCGTCGAGATCGGTGATCTCTCCGCCCGGGCGGACGCCGCCGCGCTGTTCGCGGGCGTCGTAGTCGATCCCGGTCCCGGCCTCACCGCCGAGCCGATCGCGCGTCTTCGAGACGGCCTGGCGGACGAACGCGTCCAGGCGATCGCCCTCGACGTCGGTCAGCGACGCGGCGACGTCCGCGAGGTCGTCGTCTTTCACGCGGTCGATCCGCATCCGGTCCGGGCGCGGTGGTTCCACGAGATGGACCTCGTCGCTGCCCTCCTCGGCCGCCGCCTCACCCTCCTCGGCGTCGCCGGCCGTCGCGTCGTCAGCCTCGGCGTCGGCGTCTTCAGCGAGGACGCCCGGTGGCGTCTGGACGTTGTCGAGATTCAGGTCGCGCATCCGCTCGGCGTACTCTCGCAGCAGTTGGTCGCGCTCGCTGCCGTGATCGATCGCGTACCGTCGGCGGACGATCCAGGCGAGATACGTTTCGACGTCGTCGAATCCCAGCAGGTCAGCCTCGACGTGGAGTGCGCGTTCGGTGTCGCCGTCGAGGTCGATCGTCACCGAGCCCATCGAATCACCGTTGGAGTGGCGGACGCATAAATCCAACAGGCCCGCGCCGTCGAGCGGTCGGGTCCCCGCCGAGCGGGGCCGTGGACGCGTCATCGCAACGCCACCACGCCAGTGTCGTTCGCGCCGACGAACACCGAATCACTGATCGGCACCGGTCCGCCCCGGACCGATCCGTTCGCGGTGTACGACCAGCGCTCGGCCCCACTCGTGGCGTTCAGCGCGACCAGCCGATCGCCGTCACCCAGATAGACGGTGTCCTCGACGACCGCGGGGTCCGAGTGGAGGTCGGTCCCGTCGTAGGTCCACCGGACCGCCCCGTCGGCCCGGTCGACCGCGAGGAGCGTCCCGTTCTGGAGGCCAGCGTACACCGTCGACCGATCGACCGCGGGCGAGGTGGTCACCGACTGTCCGGTGTCGCGCACCCAGCGGGCAGTCCCGTCGGTCCGATCGAGCGCGACGAGTTCGCCGTCGCTGACGGTCGGCCCGGTCGCGCGGTCGTGGTCGACGGTGATCGACGTGACGCCGAAGCTGTCGGTCGGAGCGAGCGTGGTGCCGTTGATCGTCACCACCAGGTCCTCGCTGTCGGGCAGTGCGAGCGCCGTGGTCGTCGTCCCCGCCGTGAGTTCGATCGTCGTCGTGCCGAGAACACTATTGCTCGCGTCGCGGGCCTCGACGGTCGCGTTCAGCGTCGCGCCCGCGGGCAGCGCGGCGGTCTCGACACGAACCTCCGACCAGGTCTGTGTGGCCTCGGTGTCGACGCGGTGGGTGTAGTTTCCGCCGAACGCCGATCCGACGTCGCGGTAGTGCTCGGAAATCTCGGCGGTCGAGAGCGCGCGGTCGTAGACCTGCACCTCGTCGATCCGCCCCTCGAAGGCCTCGGTTTCGGTCCCGCCGATCCGGACGGTCCCATCGGTGTCGTTGACGCTGCTGACCGTCGCCGTCCCGGCCAGCGACCCGTTGACGTACAAGGCGAGTTCGTCGCTGTCGGCGTCGTATCGCGCGAGGAGGTGCGTCCAGGCGTCGGCGGTCGCCGTCGGCCCCGAAACCGTCGTCCGCGCGCTCCCGGTGTCGATCGCCGCGCGCCAGGAGTCGGTGTCGTCGATCTCGATGGCCCACTGGTCGTCGTTGACGACGATCGGCTGGACCGTGCCGTCGAGCGTCGCCGGCCGGGCCCACGCAGCCAGCGTAAACGAGTCGGTCAGGTTGAGCGCCGGATCGCTCGCGACGACGGCGTCGTCGACTCCGTCGAAGGTGTA belongs to Halococcoides cellulosivorans and includes:
- a CDS encoding HVO_A0114 family putative DNA-binding protein codes for the protein MPTLTVTVGDHDHLDRRTRDRIEAAQRGEELDDAQPVLNFGSYAELSRLLSPANLGLLDVIAEHEPDSISEAADLVDRDYKQVHRNLTELEDIGVIEFEGGGSGRAKRPILVYDGLEVDIPFETVGSVDAAAP
- a CDS encoding Rpp14/Pop5 family protein; translated protein: MKHLPKYLRPRWRYLAVGIESWPDADIDRRAFQGAIWGAARALFGDTASAAADLSVLDWEFADGTGEAIVRVRRGECDRARAAIASIDAVDDAPVGLVVRGISGTLRACEEKYMGRAPIAHTENEVVFGNDRRTAVTRDGRVDVRDGETFTGATDFDCR
- the psmA gene encoding archaeal proteasome endopeptidase complex subunit alpha, with translation MQGSQQQQAYDRGITIFSPDGRLYQVEYAREAVKRGTASIGVRTSEGVVLAVDKRIRSPLMERSSVEKIHKADDHIGIASAGHVADARQLIDYARQHAQINQLRYGEAVGVETLTKEVTDYIQQYTQVGGARPFGVALIIAGVEDGVPRLYETDPSGTPYEWQALAIGADRNDIRSYLEDHYEAEMSLDEGVTLALAALASVNDDALSPESIGVATIAVDDPVLTELSEAEKTTYLEDEGLLADDEDDEESDAEEDGDEDDE